One genomic window of Azospirillum thermophilum includes the following:
- a CDS encoding efflux RND transporter permease subunit gives MSLSTPFIHRPVGTSLLMLGLLLVGIVAYRFLPVAPLPQVEFPTIVVTAGLPGASPETMAASVATPLERRLARIADVTEITSNSSLGSTSVVVQFSLNRDIEAASRDVQAAINAAGGDLPADLPSPPRLRRANPADAPVMVLAMTSDTLEPGEVYTLADTIVGQRLSQIEGVSQVTINGAEKTAVRVRVDAAAAAAMGVSLEDVRKTLAQANANAPKGSFDGDAESWAIAASDQLFGADAYRRLVVAENRGAVVRLGDVAEVVDATENARVAAWYNGRRAVLVNVQKEAGANVVETVDRVRAELPTLRRWLPPAVDLAVRTDRTPTIRASIADVQKTLAITVALVVMVMALFLRRFWATVIPTAAVPLSLAGTCAVMWLVGYSLDNFSLMALTISVGFVVDDAIVVIENVVRHLERGAKPLQAAVEGARQVAFTVLSISLSLVAVFIPILFMGGILGRLFREFAVTLSIAIVVSAVVSLTLTPMMCGHLLTEEAARGRPGLPGRLLDRTGDRLFALYADGLDWVLVHRRTMLALTVAIAGITVWLYGQVPKGFFPQQDTGLLIGFTEAPPDISFRAMVPRQRAMQDAVAGDPAVEGVSSFVSGNSAGRGQLFITLKPRDQRDDIGAVMQRLRQKAQRVPGIQLFMVAVQDVRVGGRSGRGQYLYSLQGSDIAALNAWAPRLVETLRTLPELVDVGNDQQNGGLETRITVDRDAAARLGVALRDIDAVLYDAFGQRQVTTMYTMQNQHKVVLEVPPFEQTGPESLDRLHVPGRGGKLVPLGAVASVSIVTRPASIQHQGSFPVANLSFNLAPGVPLSQATEAIKRASEEIGLPASIRAGFQGTARTYNDTTSTQPLLIAAALIAIYIVLGVLYESLIHPLTILSTLPSAGLGALIALVLTGNELSIVALIGIILLVGIVKKNAIMMIDFALEAERSRGLSPLEAIREAGLVRFRPIMMTTMAALLGALPLALDFGTGGEIRRPLGVAIIGGLLVSQMLTLYTTPVVYLALERLALRRGAPRRLAAAE, from the coding sequence ATGTCGCTCTCCACCCCGTTCATCCACCGTCCGGTCGGCACCTCGCTGCTGATGCTGGGGCTGCTGCTGGTGGGCATCGTCGCCTACCGCTTCCTGCCGGTGGCGCCGCTGCCGCAGGTGGAGTTCCCGACCATCGTCGTCACCGCCGGCCTGCCGGGCGCCAGCCCGGAGACGATGGCGGCCTCCGTCGCCACGCCGCTGGAACGGCGGCTCGCCCGCATCGCCGACGTGACGGAGATCACCTCCAACAGCTCGCTCGGCTCGACCTCCGTCGTCGTGCAGTTCTCGCTGAACCGCGACATCGAGGCGGCCTCGCGCGACGTCCAGGCGGCGATCAACGCGGCGGGCGGCGACCTGCCGGCCGACCTGCCGAGCCCGCCGCGGCTGCGCCGGGCCAACCCGGCCGACGCGCCGGTGATGGTGCTGGCGATGACCTCCGACACGCTGGAGCCGGGCGAGGTCTACACGCTGGCCGACACCATCGTCGGACAGCGGCTGAGCCAGATCGAGGGGGTCAGCCAGGTCACCATCAACGGGGCCGAGAAGACGGCGGTGCGGGTGCGGGTCGACGCCGCCGCCGCGGCCGCCATGGGCGTCAGTCTGGAGGACGTGCGCAAGACGCTGGCCCAGGCCAACGCCAACGCGCCCAAGGGCAGCTTCGACGGCGATGCCGAGAGCTGGGCCATCGCCGCCAGCGACCAGCTCTTCGGCGCCGACGCCTACCGCCGGCTGGTGGTGGCGGAGAACCGCGGTGCCGTCGTCCGGCTGGGCGACGTGGCCGAGGTGGTCGACGCGACGGAGAACGCCCGCGTCGCCGCCTGGTACAACGGCCGCCGCGCCGTGCTGGTCAACGTCCAGAAGGAGGCCGGCGCCAACGTGGTCGAGACGGTGGACCGCGTGCGTGCCGAGCTGCCGACCCTGCGGCGCTGGCTGCCGCCCGCCGTCGACCTCGCCGTGCGTACCGACCGCACCCCGACCATCCGCGCCTCCATCGCCGACGTGCAGAAGACGCTGGCGATCACCGTGGCGCTGGTCGTCATGGTGATGGCGCTGTTCCTGCGCCGCTTCTGGGCGACGGTGATCCCGACCGCCGCCGTGCCGCTGTCGCTCGCCGGCACCTGCGCGGTCATGTGGCTGGTCGGCTACAGCCTCGACAACTTCTCGCTGATGGCGCTGACCATCTCCGTCGGCTTCGTGGTCGACGACGCCATCGTGGTGATCGAGAACGTCGTGCGCCACCTGGAGAGGGGGGCGAAGCCGCTGCAGGCGGCGGTGGAGGGGGCGCGGCAGGTCGCCTTCACCGTGCTGTCGATCAGCCTGTCGCTGGTCGCCGTCTTCATCCCGATCCTGTTCATGGGCGGCATCCTCGGCCGGCTGTTCCGCGAGTTCGCGGTGACGCTGTCCATCGCCATCGTCGTGTCGGCCGTCGTCTCGCTGACGCTGACGCCGATGATGTGCGGCCACCTGCTGACGGAGGAGGCCGCGCGCGGCCGGCCCGGACTGCCCGGCCGGCTGCTGGACCGGACCGGCGACCGGCTGTTCGCCCTCTATGCCGACGGGCTGGACTGGGTGCTCGTCCACCGCCGCACCATGCTCGCCCTCACGGTCGCCATCGCCGGGATCACCGTCTGGCTCTACGGGCAGGTGCCGAAGGGCTTCTTCCCGCAGCAGGACACCGGCCTGCTGATCGGCTTCACCGAGGCGCCGCCCGACATCTCCTTCCGCGCCATGGTGCCGCGCCAGCGGGCCATGCAGGACGCCGTCGCCGGCGACCCGGCGGTGGAGGGGGTGAGCTCCTTCGTCAGCGGCAATTCCGCCGGGCGCGGCCAGCTCTTCATCACGCTGAAGCCGCGCGACCAGCGCGACGACATCGGCGCGGTCATGCAGCGGCTCCGCCAGAAGGCCCAGCGGGTTCCGGGCATCCAGCTCTTCATGGTGGCGGTGCAGGACGTCCGGGTGGGCGGGCGGTCCGGGCGCGGCCAGTACCTCTACTCCCTGCAAGGCAGCGACATCGCCGCCCTCAACGCCTGGGCGCCGCGGCTGGTGGAGACGCTGCGCACCCTGCCGGAGCTGGTGGACGTCGGCAACGACCAGCAGAACGGCGGGCTGGAGACGCGCATCACCGTCGACCGCGACGCCGCGGCCCGGCTGGGGGTGGCGCTGCGCGACATCGACGCGGTGCTGTACGACGCCTTCGGGCAGCGGCAGGTCACCACCATGTACACCATGCAGAACCAGCACAAGGTGGTGCTGGAGGTGCCGCCCTTCGAGCAGACCGGCCCGGAATCGCTCGACCGGCTGCATGTGCCGGGACGCGGCGGAAAGCTCGTGCCGCTGGGGGCGGTGGCCTCCGTGTCGATCGTCACCCGGCCGGCCTCCATCCAGCACCAGGGTTCCTTCCCGGTCGCCAACCTGTCCTTCAACCTGGCGCCCGGCGTCCCGCTCAGCCAGGCGACGGAGGCGATCAAGCGGGCGTCGGAGGAGATCGGGCTTCCGGCGAGCATCCGCGCCGGCTTCCAGGGCACCGCCCGCACCTACAACGACACCACCTCGACCCAGCCGCTGCTGATCGCCGCGGCGCTGATCGCCATCTACATCGTGCTCGGCGTCCTCTACGAAAGCCTGATCCACCCGCTGACCATCCTGTCCACCCTGCCCTCGGCCGGGCTCGGCGCGCTGATCGCGCTGGTGCTGACGGGCAACGAGCTGTCGATCGTGGCGCTGATCGGCATCATCCTGCTGGTCGGCATCGTGAAGAAGAACGCCATCATGATGATCGACTTCGCGCTGGAGGCGGAGCGCAGCCGCGGCCTGTCGCCGCTGGAGGCGATCCGCGAGGCCGGGCTGGTGCGCTTCCGCCCGATCATGATGACCACCATGGCGGCGCTGCTCGGCGCCCTGCCGCTGGCGCTCGACTTCGGGACGGGGGGCGAGATCCGCCGGCCGCTCGGCGTCGCCATCATCGGCGGCCTGCTGGTCAGCCAGATGCTGACCCTCTACACCACCCCGGTGGTCTATCTGGCGCTGGAGCGTCTGGCGCTGCGCCGCGGCGCCCCCCGGCGCCTGGCGGCGGCGGAGTAG
- a CDS encoding RNA polymerase sigma factor, with the protein MAWLFPDLRACIPGPAALPPFHAPASASAMTQPADSDDALMERVAAGDADAFARLAARHMRRAVVLAERLTGNAADADEVAQEAFLRVWQHAGRWDGSRAAFTTWLHRIVVNLAIDRRRRPGWQPLEAAGDPPDPGPDADERIAERQQAAEVAEALAALPDRQRAAVVLFHQEGMSMRRGAEVLGLGESAFASLLARARAALRAALRTGGREP; encoded by the coding sequence ATGGCGTGGCTGTTCCCCGACCTCCGCGCGTGCATTCCCGGCCCGGCGGCGCTACCACCGTTCCATGCGCCCGCCTCCGCCTCCGCGATGACCCAGCCGGCCGACAGCGACGACGCCCTGATGGAGCGGGTGGCGGCCGGCGACGCCGACGCCTTCGCCCGGCTCGCCGCCCGCCACATGCGCCGCGCCGTCGTTCTGGCCGAGCGGCTGACCGGCAACGCCGCCGACGCCGACGAGGTGGCGCAGGAGGCCTTCCTGCGCGTCTGGCAGCATGCCGGGCGCTGGGACGGCTCGCGCGCCGCCTTCACCACCTGGTTGCACCGGATCGTCGTCAACCTCGCCATCGACCGCCGCCGCCGGCCCGGTTGGCAGCCGCTGGAGGCGGCCGGCGACCCGCCCGATCCCGGCCCCGACGCCGACGAGCGGATCGCCGAACGGCAGCAGGCGGCGGAGGTGGCCGAGGCGCTGGCCGCCCTGCCCGACCGCCAGCGGGCCGCGGTGGTGCTGTTCCATCAGGAAGGCATGAGCATGAGACGCGGGGCGGAGGTGCTGGGGCTCGGGGAAAGCGCCTTCGCCTCGCTCCTGGCACGGGCACGGGCGGCGCTGAGGGCCGCGTTGAGGACGGGAGGACGGGAGCCATGA
- a CDS encoding periplasmic heavy metal sensor, producing the protein MTGNPTGLRGPKPGWRLLTLASLGLNLFLGAMLAAAYQRPPPLPMPDRYVERVAPALPAEDGQRLRQAFDRQRPRYDAMSRDYRAAREKVRLLAQADPLDLPALRSALEDARAKRRQFGEVTEETLLSILPDLPPASRARLAGKGL; encoded by the coding sequence ATGACCGGCAACCCGACGGGCTTGCGCGGACCGAAGCCGGGCTGGCGCCTGCTGACGCTGGCCTCGCTGGGGCTGAACCTGTTCCTGGGGGCCATGCTGGCGGCCGCCTACCAGCGCCCGCCGCCCCTGCCGATGCCCGACCGCTATGTCGAACGCGTCGCCCCGGCCCTGCCGGCGGAGGACGGACAGCGCCTGCGCCAGGCCTTCGACCGGCAGCGCCCGCGCTACGACGCGATGAGCCGCGACTACCGCGCCGCCCGCGAGAAGGTCCGTCTCCTGGCCCAGGCCGACCCGCTCGACCTGCCTGCGCTGCGCAGCGCCCTGGAGGACGCCCGCGCCAAGCGCCGCCAGTTCGGCGAGGTGACGGAGGAAACGCTGCTCTCCATCCTCCCCGACCTGCCGCCCGCCTCCCGCGCCAGGCTGGCCGGGAAGGGACTCTAG